The segment TCGCCGATGCGTTCCCGCAAGCGGGTCTGGCCCCGGCAACCGATAGCCCCTTGCGTGCTGCCTATTATCGCTGGCTGTTCATGGTCGCAGGCCCGCTTGAGGCGGCGATGGTCAATCATGCCATGGGTGTCGAGGTCCGTGAGGAACATACCGGTATGCTCGGCTATGGTACGTTTGAGCGGATATTCGGCCTTGCCGAGGCTGAACTGGAGGGCACGACCCATCTGGTCGGTGACAGCTTTACCACCGCTGATCTGTTAATGATCGGGCTGCTGCAATGGGGCATGTCATTCGAGCTGGTGGAAAAACGTCCGGCCTTTGTCGCTTACGTCAAGCACCACGCTGCCCGTCCGGCGCTTGGTCGGGCACGGGCGCTCGATGATGCATTGCTGGAGCAATTTCAACAGCCTGCCTGACGCCGTTCGGCTCATTATCTCGCTGCCCTGCAAAAAATAATGCTGCAGATGCGAAATTGTTTGTGCACCACTTTCTTGTCGCTGCCGTAGAACAGGGACATTGATTGGGTAGTTGCGTATGCAAACGCTATTGAAAGCGTTGCTCCATGCAAATGCCCGTCGCTATTCCTATGAGGGGCACAGCCAATGTCACTGGTACAATCTGCGGCACAATCCGCGGCACCATCGACCGTACGCAAAGTTCTTACCCATCCCACCTTCATCACCGCAGCTGTCGTCTGGCTGGCGTGGCTCGGTTACATGGCCGTGTCCGACCTGTGGCACCTGTTTGCCACCTATTGGGTTGCC is part of the Micavibrio sp. TMED2 genome and harbors:
- a CDS encoding glutathione S-transferase: MTGTLMLYTHPMSRGRITRWMLEETGQPYETEIVPIREPKTEAFLAVNPMGKVPVLRHGDVTLTENAAICAYLADAFPQAGLAPATDSPLRAAYYRWLFMVAGPLEAAMVNHAMGVEVREEHTGMLGYGTFERIFGLAEAELEGTTHLVGDSFTTADLLMIGLLQWGMSFELVEKRPAFVAYVKHHAARPALGRARALDDALLEQFQQPA